A segment of the Streptomyces sp. NBC_01235 genome:
GACGTCGACCACGTCACGCGGACCGTCGCCCCCGGCCAGTGGCTGTGGGTGCGTCCCGGACACACGCTGTGCTGGCATCCGCCCGGCTCCGCCCGCGGCCCGTTCATCCTGTTCGAACCGGACGTGCTGCGGCCCGACATCGCCCGTCTGCTGGCCCCGCTCACCGCGCACGACGCCCCGGCCGTGCTGAGCCCGCAAGCCGATGACGCCGCCTGGCTCCAGCAGACAGCACTCCAGCTCCTGGACGAACACCGCGCACTCGGACGCCGACCCCTCGACATCCACCACGCGCTGCGCCGCAGCCTGCTCGAATCGCTGCTGCTGCGCCTGACCAACGTCCCGGGCATCGCCCCCACCGGTGCGGCCACGGCCGGCACGGGCCGCACCGACAGGTACGGAGGCTTCCTGGACGCCCTCGAACTGCACTTCCGGGAGCTGCACCAAGCCGCGGACTACGCCGAGCTGCTCAACTGCTCGGTGCGCACCCTGAGCCGCGCCGCCCGGGACGCCACCGGCAAGGGGGTACGTGAACTCATCCATGAGCGGCGCCTCCTGGAAGCCCGGCGCCTGCTGGGAGCTGCCCGGTGGGACGCCCGGGCTGTGGCCGCCCACCTGGGCTTCACCGACTCCGCGAACTTCGGCCGCTTCTTCCGCGACCGCACCGGTCTCACCCCGGCCGCCTTCGCCGCCCGCGAGGCGGGGACCGACGCGTGACGCAACGCGGCGGAGGTGGCCGCCTTCGCGGTCGGCGTGAACGCCCAGTGGGAGTGCCCGACGTGCCACTCACCGTCAATCACCCGATCAGCCGGTACGCCTCGCGCCGGCCGTGCGGAGGTCGCGTTCACAGACGGCAAGAACGTTGCCGGAGGGGTCGGTGAACCAGGCGAACCAGGGGCCGTTGGCGCGGTAGATCCCGTCCGAGTCGATCTGCACGCCCTCATAGTGCTCGAAATCCACGCCGCGTCGGGTGAGGTCCGCGACAGTACTGGGGAGGTCAGGGACGACGATGTTGAGGATGGTGAATCGTGCCGGTTGGTGGTTGCGGGAGGCGTACGCGACGGTGCTCGCACCGCCGGGGAGGCGGATGGTGAGCATTGCGTCCCGGTCTTCGACGTGCAGTCCGAGTACGTCGTGGTAGAAGGTGCGGGTCGATTCCAGGTCGGTCACGGTGAAGGAGCTGTAGGCGTCGGTTGCGGTGTCGGTCATCATGGGATCCTGACGTTCGGTCATTCGGGTGCGCTGGTGTCGCGGGGCGTGTCTCGGAGCTGATCGGTGCGGCTGGGACGACCACTGGCCGGATGCCGGCGGCACAGGCGGGGCCCCGCTCGCCATGCCGGAGGAACCCAGTCAGGCCGGGGCTCACAGGCTGCGCCGCGGTCAGGAGGCGATCCTTTCGGTCACGGTCTGGGAGAACGCCCAGTTGGAGTGCACGATGAGCCACTGGCCGTCGACGAGCCGGTAGCCGTGCGTGGCGTTCCAGGCGCGCCTCTGCTTCTCGTTGCCGTCCTCGTCGAGCACGTAGGTCTTCAGGTTGTAAGCCAGGACGGCGAAGTCGCCGCTGTCGCCGACGTGGACCGTCGGGTTGAGGTACTCGCTGCGCACGATGTGCGGGTTGGAGTAGATGGACGACAGCCACGCGACGGTCTTCTCTTTGCCGACGACGATGTTCTCGAGGATCGGGTCGAAGTAGCTCACCTCGTCCGCGAAGCCGTCCATGTAGCCGCCCGGGTCGCCGACGCTGAAGCGTTCGTTGTACGACTTCTCCAGCTCGATGATGGTCTTGCTGACTTCTTCCTTGTTGACGCCCACGGCGTCCTTCCTTTCTTTGTGCATGCCCCAGCCGGTGCCTGTCGGCGAACCAGGGGATGTGCTTCTTTCAGTCGTCCAGGACGACGACGTGCTTGCCTGGCGTGGTGCCGGATTCGAGGTCGGCCTGGGCGTCTCGGACTTGTTCCAGGCCGTGGTAGACCTTCGCGACCGGGACGTTGAGGCGTCCGGCGGCGATGGCCTGGAGCTGGTGGGCGAGGACGTCGGCCGGGAGGTCGCTGGCCTGACCGCCGTAGGAGGTCAGGCGTACCCCGAAGGGGATCATGAACGGGGTGAAGTCCGGGATGGACCACTGGCCTGCCAGGGCTCCGGTGAAGCAGACGGTGCCGTGCCGGCGGACGGTGCGGAGGGTGTCGGGGAGGACCGAGCAGCCGACCAGTTCCAGGGCGGCGTCGACGCCGTCTGGGATCAGCTCGCGCACCTGGTCGGCGAGGGTGCCGTTGTCGACGAGGGGATGGTCGACGCCCGCGGCCCGCAGTTCCCCGGCCCGACTGGGGCTGCGTGTGGTGGAGATGACGGTGGCGCCGAGGTCCTTCGCGATGGTGGCCGCGCTCAGCCCGACCGTGGAGGTGCCGCCGCGGATCAGCAGCGTCTGCCCGGCCTTGAGGTCCAGGCCGCGGGTCAGGGATCCGTAGGCGGTCTGGAACATCTCGGGCAGCGCGCCGACCACGTCCCACGGCAGGCTGGTCTCGAACGGGATGACCTGCCCGGCGGGGACGGTGACGTACTGGGCGTACGCGCCGTCGTACGAGCGGCCCATGCCGCCCATCATCGTGGCCACCTGTTGTCCTGGCCGCAGCCTGCTGTCCTCGTCGGCCTCGTCGACCACGCCGACGCCCTCGATGCCGGGAACCCGCGGGTAGGTGACCACCGCGTCCGACTCGCCCTTGCGGGTGGTGACCTCGGACTCGTTGACGCCGAACGCCATCACCTGGATCCGCACCCAGCCGGGCTTGCGGACGGGCACCGGCACATCCTTGATCTCCAGTGCGTCCAGGCCGCCGGGCCGGGTGACGACGACGGCCCGCATCGTCGCCGGTGCGGCGCCGCCGGTTCCTGTCGGTTGGCTCATGCCGAGCTCCTTGTTCTGTTCGTCCCACAGGAATGTGAAAGCGGAGCCAGGGCCCCAGGCACAGGTGCCCGGGTGATCAGTCAGTGGTGACCCTGCGCCGTTCTGCATCTCGGTTTCGCGCGGTGACCGTCAGGGGCGGTCGATGCCCTCCCACAGGTCGAGGGCCTGCTGGTAGTGGGCGGTGGCCTCGAAGGGCGGGTTGCCGACGCTTCCCGAGATGGGGCGGTCCGTGACAGCGGGCCACAGACGGGGCTGCTCACCCGTGGCGAAGTCGAGCACGATGTCGCGGATACGCGTGTCACGCTCGGCCTGCTCTGCGCTGCGGCCCGGCTGTTCCTGACCGACGAGGGCGTACATCTCGCCGCCGTGCACCGCGGGCGCACCCTCGGCGGGCCCGATCATCAGCAGATGGGCGTTGCCGCCCGCGGCGGCGTGCGCCAGAGCGCCACGGGCGGCCGGGAGCGCGAAGAGGTAGTCCGCCATGACCGCGGCGCGGACCTCGGCCGGGGTGCGGCCGCCCTGGTCATAGGCATCGACGATCTTCTTGGCGCGGGAGCGGGAAATACGC
Coding sequences within it:
- a CDS encoding helix-turn-helix domain-containing protein yields the protein MMVDKRHPGPSGRAEPAAVPLYGFQPPVGTPYGLEVNTIEDFFAQHDDWPWNPPRPVRATFHYLIAVTEGELRHDVDHVTRTVAPGQWLWVRPGHTLCWHPPGSARGPFILFEPDVLRPDIARLLAPLTAHDAPAVLSPQADDAAWLQQTALQLLDEHRALGRRPLDIHHALRRSLLESLLLRLTNVPGIAPTGAATAGTGRTDRYGGFLDALELHFRELHQAADYAELLNCSVRTLSRAARDATGKGVRELIHERRLLEARRLLGAARWDARAVAAHLGFTDSANFGRFFRDRTGLTPAAFAAREAGTDA
- a CDS encoding VOC family protein; translated protein: MTDTATDAYSSFTVTDLESTRTFYHDVLGLHVEDRDAMLTIRLPGGASTVAYASRNHQPARFTILNIVVPDLPSTVADLTRRGVDFEHYEGVQIDSDGIYRANGPWFAWFTDPSGNVLAVCERDLRTAGARRTG
- a CDS encoding YybH family protein; amino-acid sequence: MHKERKDAVGVNKEEVSKTIIELEKSYNERFSVGDPGGYMDGFADEVSYFDPILENIVVGKEKTVAWLSSIYSNPHIVRSEYLNPTVHVGDSGDFAVLAYNLKTYVLDEDGNEKQRRAWNATHGYRLVDGQWLIVHSNWAFSQTVTERIAS
- a CDS encoding alcohol dehydrogenase catalytic domain-containing protein, coding for MSQPTGTGGAAPATMRAVVVTRPGGLDALEIKDVPVPVRKPGWVRIQVMAFGVNESEVTTRKGESDAVVTYPRVPGIEGVGVVDEADEDSRLRPGQQVATMMGGMGRSYDGAYAQYVTVPAGQVIPFETSLPWDVVGALPEMFQTAYGSLTRGLDLKAGQTLLIRGGTSTVGLSAATIAKDLGATVISTTRSPSRAGELRAAGVDHPLVDNGTLADQVRELIPDGVDAALELVGCSVLPDTLRTVRRHGTVCFTGALAGQWSIPDFTPFMIPFGVRLTSYGGQASDLPADVLAHQLQAIAAGRLNVPVAKVYHGLEQVRDAQADLESGTTPGKHVVVLDD